CTCTGCAACCTCCTTGACCTGAACCTCTACGATATTTTCCTCAAGGAACACAAAAAGATCAGCACGCTCCGTGTCTTTAATTTCACCTGATGGCCTTCCTGACCCTTTTTTCAGAGTTCTCCGGCCCCGAAAAGGACGGGTTGCCTTTTTCCGGGAAAGCTGCATGAACCGGACAAATTGGAACAAAAAAAGCATCCCCAGCGGATGCTTTTTTTGATTTATCAAAAATACGGCTAGATATAGCGGTCGAGCATCACCTGCTCCTGGAGGCGGCGCAGGCCGTTTTTAATGGCGCGCGCCCTGACCTCACCGATCCCCTCGACCTCATCCAGTTCCTCAATGGAAGCCTTGAGAATGTTTTGCAGGTTGTGGAAGGTCTGGATGAGGTTTTCGATGATCTGGTAGGGAAGACGCGGGATCTTTTGAAGGATCCGGTAGCCCCGCGGGTAAACCGTAAGATCCAGAACGCTGGCGGCGGCTCCGTAGCCCAGGGCGCGGCTGATGTTTGTTAAATCGAGAAGCTCCTCCGAGGACCAGCTGGCGAAGAACTGCCTGTCCTCAAGGGGGCCCTGGACTTCTCCAACATGGTAGTCCCGGATGACGTGAAGGAGTTCCTCCTCGACATTTGCCGCCAGTTCCTCCACCTGCATCGCGATGAGCCGCCCCTCGGTGCCCAGCTCGCTGATGTAATTCTGCAGTTCCCGGACGATTCGCATCACCATTTCGCCGCGCTGGACAACGCGGGCAACATCGTAAACGGTCACCAGCTCTTCGAACTCGAGAGCAGTCAAATTGAGAACGGCCTTGTCAAAGACCCCTTTATACTTCTCCAGGGTCTGAATTGCCTGGTTGGCCTTGGCGAGGATCACACCGATGTCCCGGAGGCTGTAGCGGATCGCCCCTTTGTAAAGGGTGATCACGCTCCGGCGCTGGGAGATGGCGATGACCAGGGCCCCCGTCTGGCGCGCCACGCGTTCTGCCGTCCGGTGCCTGATCCCGGTTTCCACCGAAGGGATGAGGGGATCCGGAACAAGCTGGGCGTTGGCGTACAGAATTCGCCTGGCATCGTGGCTCAGGACAATCGCGCCATCCATTTTTGCGAGTTCGTACAGGCTGGGCGGAGTAAACTCGGTGTCGATCTGGAAGCCCCCCTCCACCAGGCTCAAAATTTCCAGGCTGTCCCCGATGACGATCAGCGCCCCCATTTTTGCCCGCAGGATGCTTTCAAGGCCCTCCCGCAGGGGGGTCCCCGGCGCCACCATTTTCAAAGCCTTGAGGAGGCCGTCGTCCTTCTCCGGCCGCTCTTCCCTGGCCTCGCGGGCCTCCTTCACCTCTTTGCCGGCCTCGCGGCCATCCTTCTCTTTCGGATCCTTTTCCTTCAAGGGCTCCTTCTCCTTGAGAGGCTCCCGGGCACCCCTGCTCTTCTGCGGTTTTTCTTCCCTTCCTCTTTCCTCTTGAACCTGATCCTCTTTCACTGTTGCCCTCCCAAAAATTTTTAAAATCCCTCTCAGATCCCTAACTCGAGCGCCTCCCGAACCGTTCTCACCCCGAGCAGCTCGAGATCCCCGTACCGCTCCTGCAGCGCCAGGTTGCGCTCCGGGATGATCAGCCGCCTGAAACCCAAACGGCGGGCCTCCTTCAAGCGCTGCTCAACCTGAGCAACCGCCCTCACCTCCCCCGTCAGCCCTATCTCCCCCAGCACCACCGTTCCGGCATCCACCGGACGGTTCCGGAAGCTTGAGGCGAGGGCAAGGGCGACCCCCAAATCGGCAGCAGGCTCCAGCACCTTAAGCCCCCCCACCACATTCACGTAGAGATCCTGGTTGGCAAGGTGAAGCCCCACCCGCTTCTCCAGAACCGCCGCAATCATCACAACCCTGTTGTAGTCAACCCCGGTCGTCGCCCTGCGGGGAGTGCCGAAAGCTGCGGGGCAGACGAGGGACTGGATCTCGATAAGAACCGGCCTCGTCCCCTCGAGGGCCGCAACGACAACAGAGCCGGGAACACCCCCGGCGCGCCCGGCAAGAAAAAGGGCGGAGGGGTTGCCCACCTCTTCGAGGCCGTTCTCTCCCATTGCAAAAACGGCAATCTCGTTGGTTGCTCCAAAGCGGTTTTTCACCGCACGCAGGAGCCTGAGGTTCTGGTGGCGTTCTCCTTCAAAAGAAAGGACGGTATCCACCATGTGCTCCAGGACCCGGGGGCCGGCCAGCGTCCCCTCTTTTGTCACGTGGCCCACCAGAAAGCAGGCAAAATTCCGGAGCTTTGCCAGCCGCACCAGTTCTGCGGTACATTCCCGCAGCTGGCCGATGCTCCCGGGCAGAAGCGGGATATCGGGGTGAGAGATCGTTTGAATGGAATCAACGACCACCAGCACCGGCGCCAGTTCTTCAATGAAGCTGCAGATGCTGGCGAGGTCGGTTTCTCCCGTGAAGTAGAGGCGCGGGCAGGACACGCCCAACCGCTGCGCCCGCATCTGAACCTGGTGTTTCGATTCTTCTCCGGAAACGTAAAGGACAGGCCCGTGGCGTTCCCCCACATAGGCAGCCAGCTGGAGAAGGAGCGTGGATTTTCCGATGCCGGGGTCCCCGCCCAGGAGGACTACGGAGCCCGGGACGATCCCTCCCCCCAGCACCCTGTTCAGTTCGCCGGAGTGCCCGCCAAACCGGGGCTCGGGAGCTAAAGAGGAGGCGACCAGCGGCTCAGGAGGAGAGGCAGGAGGCGAAGGCAGTTTTTTTGGCTTCGGGGGAGCCTCATAAAAGGTGTTCCACCCCCCGCAGCCGGGGCAGCGCCCCAGCCACTTCCCTGTTTCATACCCGCAGTCCCTGCAAAAAAACCGCACTTTCCCCCGGGACAAAGCACTCCGCCCTTCTTCCAGCGTTAAATTTATTATAACATTTCTCCATTCGCAAAAAAACCTCGGGAGGCCCGCTGCCGGCCTTGCCGTGAAGCACCGGGACCGGCGGTCGTGGGAATTAAGCAAAAGCTAGGCAGACGCGGCGCCCCGGGCCCCCTCGTTCATCTGCTCCAGCACTTCTCCCAGTTCCTCTAAAGCCCTTCCGTAGCCGGCCCAGTCCCCGGCGCGCTGGCGCGCGAGGGCCTCTCTGTACAGCTCAAGGGCGCGCCGGGCGAGGTCGGCCGGGGGCGCAGGAGCCCCGGATTCCGGCGCCGCCGGGGGCAGAGGCTCTTGAGAAGCAAAAAGCCGGTTTAAGGCTCCCTGCAGGTCCTTATCCATCACCAGGCGGCCGTCGTAAAAGGTGATCACCCGGGCAAGCTCCGGCAAACTGCTCTCCTCCGCCTGCAGGAAAAGGGGCTCCACGTAGAGGAGCTTCCCGGCGATGGGTACGGTAATCAAATTCCCCCTGATGACCTCAGAGCCACGCTGGCTCCAGAGGGTCAGCTGCTGGGAAATGTCAGGATCCTGATCGATGCTGGCCTCCACCTGCATCGGTCCGTAGACGTGAACATCCTTGGGGAATTCATAAACCACCAGCTCTCCGTAGTGGCCGCCGTCGCAGCGCGCCGCCATCCAGGCGATCAGGTTTTCCCGCTTCGCAGGTGTCAAAGGAAGCGCCAGCACGAACTCCGCCTGCGTTTCTCCCGGCAGCCGGACAATGGCATAGTAGGGCTCCATTTTCTGGCTGGCAGCAGTATGCTTTTCAGAGGGAATCGCCCACTCGTCCTCCCGGTTGTAAAAAACCCGGGCGTCGCTGACGTGGTAAACAGCATAGATGGAGGACTGCACCTGAAACAGATCGACCGGGTAGCGAAGGTGGGCGCGCAGGTCCTGCGGCATCTCATCCAAAGGGCGGTACAGGGCCGGGAAGATCTTCTTGTAGGTCCTGATTAACGGATCCACAGGGTCGCTGACGTAGAAGGCAATCTCCCCGTGGTACGCGTCCACCACGACCTTCACGGAATTGCGGATGTAATTCAGCCGGCCGTGGGGCTCCGCGTAAGGATAGCGGTCGGTCACGGTATAGGCATCCCAGATCCAGTAGATCCGGCCCCCGGCAAGAACAGGGTAGGGATCCCTGTCGTACATCAGGTAGGGCGCCAGGCGGCGGGCATCCCAAACGG
The window above is part of the Bacillota bacterium genome. Proteins encoded here:
- the disA gene encoding DNA integrity scanning protein DisA, with amino-acid sequence MLKIFGRATVKEDQVQEERGREEKPQKSRGAREPLKEKEPLKEKDPKEKDGREAGKEVKEAREAREERPEKDDGLLKALKMVAPGTPLREGLESILRAKMGALIVIGDSLEILSLVEGGFQIDTEFTPPSLYELAKMDGAIVLSHDARRILYANAQLVPDPLIPSVETGIRHRTAERVARQTGALVIAISQRRSVITLYKGAIRYSLRDIGVILAKANQAIQTLEKYKGVFDKAVLNLTALEFEELVTVYDVARVVQRGEMVMRIVRELQNYISELGTEGRLIAMQVEELAANVEEELLHVIRDYHVGEVQGPLEDRQFFASWSSEELLDLTNISRALGYGAAASVLDLTVYPRGYRILQKIPRLPYQIIENLIQTFHNLQNILKASIEELDEVEGIGEVRARAIKNGLRRLQEQVMLDRYI
- the radA gene encoding DNA repair protein RadA, giving the protein MSRGKVRFFCRDCGYETGKWLGRCPGCGGWNTFYEAPPKPKKLPSPPASPPEPLVASSLAPEPRFGGHSGELNRVLGGGIVPGSVVLLGGDPGIGKSTLLLQLAAYVGERHGPVLYVSGEESKHQVQMRAQRLGVSCPRLYFTGETDLASICSFIEELAPVLVVVDSIQTISHPDIPLLPGSIGQLRECTAELVRLAKLRNFACFLVGHVTKEGTLAGPRVLEHMVDTVLSFEGERHQNLRLLRAVKNRFGATNEIAVFAMGENGLEEVGNPSALFLAGRAGGVPGSVVVAALEGTRPVLIEIQSLVCPAAFGTPRRATTGVDYNRVVMIAAVLEKRVGLHLANQDLYVNVVGGLKVLEPAADLGVALALASSFRNRPVDAGTVVLGEIGLTGEVRAVAQVEQRLKEARRLGFRRLIIPERNLALQERYGDLELLGVRTVREALELGI